The window taaacgatGAGCCGTTTATTCATgagaaaaatagttttgttcATGTTATTTATATGTGTAATGTCTTTATATATTCACTCAATACATGACACATGTACTGAATGAGTGACCATGATTCATCACTCAACATACGTGTCATGTGCTGATTGGATGATGACACTATCATGACATTTGTTGAGTAGATAAGATCTTGTCATTCAAATCAAATCCGAATATTATGCACCATCTAAACTTCTTTATGGATTTCATTTCTAGACACTTGTATAATTCTGATCCCTTGGTAAtttatctgtttttttttttaattattatatatggtaaccataaaaatataataaaaatgtgttttctattaaaaaaaaagaaaaagaaaaattgtgaTTCTATAAATTAGATTCCCTGCACCACACCGAAGCTGTGATCCCAACAGAGAGCGCAGCTTTCTTCCTTCCTTCCTTCCTTTCGTTCTTTTTCGATCACGCAAAGCTGTGTTTCCCGCCAACATTGCCCCGAACAGTCGCCCATACAAACAGTGTGGAACCCTCTGAATTGCATACTGAACTATGAGCGAACATGGCTCCAAATGATTTTTCGCGCTTTTCAACTCTGTTGAACAATTATGTTGTTTGATCTTCCTGCCTAACCTCTTTCTATCAATAAATTACAGGGTTTTATGATTGAACTAGTTGCGTGATTTTGTGTCGACAAACATTCGCGGAGGTATTTTTTTCCCAATCGCGCATGATTTACGATTGAATTCTCTGTATTTATGCTTTATGTGTTGGTTCCTGTTCAGGAATCTTGAAAAGTTGCGAGATTATGCTTCATGTATGGTTTTTCTTTTATATTGTCTAAATATATTTGCATTTAGTTCGTTGGTCTGATTTAACTTTGGAGTCGTGGTGTAGTTTTGAAGATAAGTCCCAAAAATGATGTGTATGTTGTTTTTGGAGTGAAGGAACCCATTGTCATGAATCAATCCTGTTAGATTGGATGTTTTGTTTTTATCTCCTTGAATTTGTCAAGTATTCTAATGGATTTGAATCTACCCTATAACGTTGTCCGTCCAAATCCAGATCAAATCTGTTCCTCAAATTTGAGACTTATAATCCATAGTCAATCTAAGGATGTATTTGaattaatgaatttcaaattccttCACTTATTTGAATAGAAAAGGATTGAAGCAATATTTAAATTCACTCCATATCGAGTTAAGTAatcttaataattaattatgatagGTTTCAAATTTATCTAAAACGTGCTCAAATACTTCCTAATTCAAATCCCTTCCtccaaatcaaatcaatcagtTCAAGCTCAACTTATGTTTATTCAATTCCCAGTGGGTAGCACttgtatatattttgattttcatcgCGCTTATGACCAGTTGTTACCTGGAATCTGCGGTTCTCTGAAAAATTTTCagcttttttctttgtttttatttttggttttattgGGGGAGGTGTTGATTTTAATGTGTTTCTTTCTTTTCTATTCTGTTCTCAATGGAGGCCAAGAAATTTTTATGAACAACCATTCAATGAACAAAAGCCAGAATCAGGCTTTTGATTCATGGGGGAAAAAGGTTTTGGATAATACTTATtcgaaattgaaaaaaaaagatgaaaaaggTTAAGATTTGTGGATAATACTTGAAGATTGTCCTTCTTTACGCTTGAGAAGGAGAAGCATACGTTCTGCCTTTGTTGGTTCCATCCCCACGGGCTCAACAGTGTAAGCAACAAGGTCTTTGGTCGGTCGCTGCAAAATTTGACTTGAATTCTTTTCTTTCACTTTTATATTCCTGTATATCAGTGGATGAACTTTCCTGATAATGGTTCAGAATTATGCTTGGATCTATATTCGTaaatttccttggcatttttCTACTGAATTTGCAGTATCATAGGTTTGGCGAAAAATGGAAATGGACAACAATAAGGAAAGTCTTGTTGGCAGGTTGTTTGGAAGTTCCATAGGCTACATGCGAAGATTTATTTTTAGTGTTCTTTCTGTCGGTCCAATTCCAAATCACCTGGCCTTTATTTTAGATGGAAATCGAAGATATGCCAGGAAGTGGAATCTTGGAGAAGGAAAGGGCCATAGAGCCGGTTTTTTGTCTCTCATGTCTTTGATGAAATACTGCTACGAATTGGGTGTGAAATACGTGACCATATATGCATTTAGCATCGACAATTTCAAAAGAAGGCCTGACGAAGTTCAGAGTGTGATGGATTTGATGCTCGAGAAAATCGAAGGTTTGCTCAAGGAAGAAAATATAGTGAACCAATATGGGGTGAGGGTATATTTCATCGGGGACTTGAATCTTTTAAGTGAAACTGTAAGACTTGCCGCTGAAAAGGCCATGAAAGCCACATCTAATAATGACAAAAGCATTCTCCTTATTTGTGTGGCCTatacttcaactgatgaaattgTGCATGCTGCTCAAGAATCTTGCGAAGATAAGTGGCATGAGGTTCAATCTAGAATGAAAACGAATGATGCCCAAAATGGTGAGAATGGTAAGGGAAAACTTGGGGAAAACCATGTTATAAAGCTTGCAGATATCGAGAGAAACATGTACATGGGAGTGGCACCTGATCCTGATATTTTGATCCGTTCCTCAGGCGAGACTCGACTAAGCAACTTTCTGCTTTGGCAGACTTCAAACTGCCTTTTGTATTCCCCCAAAGCATTGTGGCCGGAGGTTGGCTTACACCATTTAGTGTGGGCTGTACTGAACTTCCAGAGAGTCCATACTGAACTGCAGAAGAGAAGGAGGCAGCTGTGATATTTCTCTACACCTCAGTGCTCTTCTCGGAGAAACTGGCATATGATTTAGCTTATCCTCATTTACAGAATAATATCTTTTGGGATCGCAATCTTCACTCATATCTAGCTTTTAATGGCAGGAAAGAGTCAAGTACATTATACCAGTTCTCGCCCTACCTAAGGTGATACTGATGTTCTAGTCTATTTATCATCATTTACATTAAGCAGTCGTGTATCAACCAGTTTAGACACGATGGGTTAATTAACACGACCGGTTTTACATTTCAAAGCAAGCATCTTGGCCGTGCATATTTAGTATGTATAGATATATTGTACACAAACTTTGGgcatttgaaaatataaaggcTTCATTCTTATGCCTGTGATATGATGTTGGCCATCTTCTCATGTAAGATTCTGCAAGTCCGTCAAATTTGAAGTTATCATAAAGCTCATTATATAgtttgaattaaatattttagccATGTTTAAACTAAGATATCTAATGTTACATTGGTTTCTTGAAATAAACTAATCTTGTTCAAGAATTCCGTAACATCACATGAGAGAAATCAAAACCAACTCTTTTAGAGACTCTGAAATCTTTAATCCTTCTTATTGGGTCTACTCTAATAATCATCAATCTTCCACGGTGTCGTCCTTCGATCTTTGTCCTCGTTCTACACTTGCTTACAGCCGACTGATTTGCCTAAATTTTGGATATGAATAAGTTAGTTTACCAAAAGTCGAGGCTATTGACCAACACAAAATTGTGAAGTAAGGTCATATCGTGAAATCCCCCGAGCTCAAGTAATCAGCGGTATTTGCTGTCAAGGATATCTATATCTTAGCTTATAACTTACGTCTATATGGTTGACTTGACCAGTATTCTGTTGTTAAGGTTCCAAGGAACGAACACTTGTATGGAGTATTAGCATTACATAGTTTTCCAGGTAGTTATAATAagattatataaatatgtattgtaaATTTTCAAGTATTTGAATAGTTTGTCATTCAACAACATTTGAAACCATATCTCAGCAAATAATCTCTTGGAGCGTATGGTTGCTCTTTATCAACAAAAAATTCTTGGAAGTTTTAAAGATCAATTCAAGTCCTCCATCATCCTTTCTCGACAGATaaatgagaggaaaaaaaaaagatagcatataaaacagtatTCGAAATCTGGACTTCTTTTCTGTCAACACAATAGCTTTACAAGAGCAGGATATTTACAAGAATAGGAAACTATACATAGAGagacaaagaaaaagaaaaagaaaaaaactgaGAAAGGAAACAAACAATGcatattcttgatttattttcttctttccCAAATTTACACCAAAGAGTCCGTGTTCCCTGTATAGCTCTCCTTGCTGAGGTACTGTGAAGTGGAAAAAACCGAACTCGAATCCAAATCTATCGGTCCTGCAGCAGGCCACACAAATGCTGGCCTGAACGGTGGCACCTCAGGCACAGGCATAGTCCCTGATATGATCATCTGAAATATAGCCTGTGTTTTAGGCCTCTCATTAGCATCCGGATGTGAACACGCCAGCCCCAACAGAAGCAGCCTCTCTGCTTCTTCTGCAACGTAGTTTTCCCCCAATCCTGGATCCACAGCCTCGAGCAATCTCCTTTCACGGTGCAAGGACCAAACCCAATCCACCAACAAATTATACCTGTCAATCTTGGATCCAGGACGTCTGCCACACACTACTTCAAGACAGACTGCCCCAAATGCATAAACATCTGATTGTTGAGTAGCTTTTCCTGTGTGGAAGCATTCGGGTGCAATGTACCCCATGGTGCCTAAAACCCCCTGGGCCTCCGCATAAGAGGTTTTCTCATTTTCTAATGCTCGTGCAAGGCCAAAATCTCCTAGACGAGCATTGAAGTTTGAATCCAGCATGATGTTGCTGGCTTTAAGGTCGCGGTGAACAACCCTTTGTTCATACTCGTTATGGAGATAGTGTAGGGCAGAGGCTACACCTGAAATAATTTTGAAGCGGACGTTCCATTCGAGTGGCTCTACGTTTGGTCCTACGAATAGGTGCTTGTCCAGACTTCCATTCGGCATGTAATCATACACCAacagcagcttcccattcttgTGACACCatcctaatacacatatattgcAACTACTAATGAATAATCcctttcataaattaatttcagcatcaaataaattagaaaaacttCAAGTTTCTACCGCAAGACGGTAGTGGAATTATGGACTGAAATATTCTTACACACTAAATATGTCACTGCAAGAAATCAAAttactgtttttatttcaccatgaATCATCAGTTAATTTAAGATGTTCTCTCTTGCCTTGTCATATTATTTCCTAAGATGCACCTGCAAATATTCTCAACTTTGGAGTATACTGCATtcgtttttttatttgtaaactaagattaatttcaatttcaatagcTACTTAATTGCTAGTGAAATATTCCAAAGTCAGCCATAAGTCCTTTTCATGAAGCATTTAAATTAGTAGACATGGCATTTTGCTAGGAAATTTCCTTGGTTTTCATTGAGTAATGAGAATATAGGTTtcctatttaaattttaaatcatatctATCACATACAGCTAGTCAAATCCACAAGTGACATGACCCAGTCAGAAATATCCAGTTCTTTacctaaaatattataatgttttaagaaaatataaattacagTAAAAATAACTATCAGTAAAAAGAggttgaatatttttatttatttaaataaaataaaacaaataatcaggtcaaaaattttttttttaatgaaaggTCAAATCTTTAAGTTCAATAAAGTAATATAAATTGGGCATATATTTAAAGTTATCATCATATATGATAATACACGTCAACCTCCTTTGCTCAGCCGCCTCGGTTCTCCCGGCGGATAAGCAACAAACTGAGTCATGACTTGTATTCTTTGATGCTCCGCATTCAATTCTCCCAAACTCCTCCCAACATTGACTGAATGAAGCTTTACATTCCAAGTCCAAAAAAATTGACTTctttaataacttaaattaaatttctctcTAAAAAACTGGATTGCAAACCCAGTTCAAATGTTGTGAAAAAAGGACGATCGATTTCTTGCACTAATTCAATTGACAATAATGTATCAAATTCCatcttattattaattattgttcGATGTATCACATTTCAAGTTTAATTAATAGTTCGAACTGATCAAGaaggtaaaaaaaattgacttaCCAAGTAATTTGACAAGATGCTTGTGCCGAAGCCGATTGATGATTGTGAGCTCGGCCAAGAAATCGTCTTCACCTTCGATGTTCCCTCTGGAGAAGCATTTCACCGCAATCTCCAAATCCTCCTTAGCCAGAAACCCTCTGTACACCACCCCGTATCCTCCCTCCCCAAGCTTATTCTTCCCATCGAAATGATGGGTTGCCTTCTTCAAATCCCTGTACCTGAATTCCCGTGGTGTCCCCGGCAAACTTTTCAATGCCCCCACCAAACTTCGCTTCGAATTTGCCATCTGCTTCTTGTGCAAACAATACCCAAACCACGCGGCGCCCACCAGCAGTAGCACAAGTGCCGGAACTCCGGCACCCACTACGATTATCATCCATTTACTCTTTTCTTCAGGAAAGTAGTGAACGGTTAGGTTCCACCGCAGCACGCAGTTCAACTCTGACGCGTTCCCAGTTGACGCGGAGAACCCGAAATACGAGTACTGGTTCACTTGCTCTCTCAGGTCCAGGTTATCCACCCATAGGATGGGCGAGCCGGGCTTCGCGGGAGTTGGGCCATTTTTCGTCGGCTGTTCCGCCATGTACACTTCAATCACCTTTCGATTACCGTCATAATCGATCCAGACGTTGTAAAATCTGGCTCCCATGGGAGCAATCGTAATGTTGTGGGGTGTGAGAGGTTCAGTCTTCACGGATCTGACACTGTTCAAGTCCACTCCGACATGATTATCGTCCGGATCGAAAGATTGCTTGAAAGTGTCCAGCTCAACCGCGACAATCTTGTTCGTGGCGTTCCCATCAGTGGACGAATTCGTCAGACCCAGAAACTCCCCAAAGCTATTATGAGGCAGCAACAGATCAGGGGCGATGACGAAGGCTACGCCTTCGCCGGGGGTGTCGTTTTGGGGCCGGTAGACGTTAACGAGAAAAGAAGTGTTGAAAGATGCGGTGTTATTTCCATCCCACAGCTTGAAAGACTGCTTCAAGATGATACGGCCTGAATTGTAAGTCATATTGAAATCAGGAGAAGCCGAGTCAGGTGTCACCTGGAGAGCATCGTTGCTGATAGTGGCAGGCCTGACAACCTCAAAGATTCCGAAGTGTGTCTGGTTAAAAGGGCCGTATTGGCGCTGGAATGTTCTGAGCTTCTGAGCTTCAGCACCAATGGTCGAAAGGCAAGAGAGTATTATAGCTATTGCGGCGATTATCAGATTCACCATTTCATTTGCTATTTAGGCAGCTGCAACTGGAATTTTGAAGAAGATAATGGGAGGCCAAGGGTATTCccatttatttcaaaattattatttatattgtaCCATCACATGCCAAAAACATTTAACACGTCTactttgaataaaataaatataaataaattaaattgactGTGTTGTGTTAGTTATAAGTGAAATTTTTGTATGAAACCTCATTTATGCCAACTCACTTAcaatataatacatataaatatatattctagaCGATATAAACAACATATAGTTGGAAATTCAATCCAAATCTTACGTagaagaaaattatatatttataagatGAAAGATATCTTCGTTGatatgagatttttttttaaatagttcaAACTAGGGATGAGAACTTTCCCCAAAAGTTTAGGACCCAACGGGGAAAATCTGAAACGGGGATGGGGATcttcgattttttcgggttcggagatttaaaaaaatcctcGATGTAGTTCGGGACGGGTATGCGATTACTATCCTCATCCTCGAAATCTCCGAATATGTCCCGaaattaataacaataataaaataatagtattattagtattaataataatattattattaatattttttaaaatattaataatattattattatgaatattgatattaatattactattaatattatctctaaTAATAAGTTCTGATTTGAGAAAATCTCCGAATCCGTCATCGTCttatcatattaatatttttgaaacggagATGGAATTCGGAGATGGGATGGGGATGACAAACTCACCCCATCCCGGCCCATTGCCATCTCTAGTCCAAACTATTCATAAGGACTAAATCCACGATAAATAATGAGTTGAcgattataatatttataaaatattataacaatTATTGACTATacataaataacaataaatgtTTTGCTAAGACATCATACCACAATTTTTGTTTGTATGGGTATTAGCGTTTCCGGGAACTTGCCttgcgtatatatatatatgactgCTGCAAACTTGTCCTGGTCAAcatttcttaaattaaaaattttttttattttgaaatttcaattACCGGATCTACGTGTGTAAGGCTGACTTTTGCTGTTGTACTTTATTCTCTTTTTTTAGTTTAGAAAATTGATTTGTATTCCTTAAATAATTCTTACTTTGCAGAAAAGTAAATTTACAGGCGAGGAATCTTATGTTGGAGCCTCTCATTGTTGATTTGATTTGCACGATGTTATGCTAATTAACCGATTTCCGTAAAGGTGTTTATCGATCTATTCAGttcgattttcgatttttttgattttcgattttataaatatataatctaaTATTCGAACTATTTTTCTTTGGTTCGGTTTTCTGTCgaaatgttttgattatttcggtcggttatgTCGatattgatataattatttaaattaaagagaaatttgctttcagtccccagccgtcgatttttttgtgttcagtccctgggtacttttttaataccacatttccacaggaagcgtaccacattttgtatgacatattaccacaattttgtgggtagggggtgaacccaaagaaatattttgattgaggatttttcaccaacttccccataaattaataagataaatatattgtaaaatataaaatgttatctttttacataatctcttagtaaaacatttaaatataaaatctaaatgaattacataaacaacaatcaactaaatattattcaaaataattcatcattcactgatatcatctcaaaaaatatataataaaaataaaattattaatttaattaaatttcggttttttcgttcggttcggttttgaaatatatatataattcgaaactgaaccaaataaattttgattttaacattatatctgaattataaaattcggttttcggttcgattcagtgTTCGGTTTTTTGGGTTtaaattttcggttttttcaattttatccgAAGTTTAAACACCCCTAGATTTCCGAGTTATTTCTTACTTACGAGGAAACAATTAAAGTTGTAGCGGAGTGGACGGGAAataaacattatttatttatttttccttatAATTTAATTGCAACGAAAATTGTTCTTTAATAATctatctgattttttttaaagctaaaGTGAAATGAATCAAACCAACATATTGACCAGAACTCTCATGGCAGAAACCCTAACTGATATGCTCCGACTCCCCCGAAAACAGCCTGCGACACGGATGTTACTACCACTATGACCACCGCCCTGATCGTGCTGTGCAAACCGCCATTGCTGACAGCAGAGGGAAAGCTGAAAGAAACGCCAATGCGGATGCTCCAGCAGCTTTATTTCCTCCAGGAAAGCATGGGAATGCCTACTAATGGCTGACGCCATTGTTGCTTTTAGAAATCTCGGCTTCTTGATTGGGTTTCTGAATCGATGACGCGATCTGTTCGATATCTCTTTTGGGTCCTCATTAAATGTACACCTACGAGAATCCTAGGAAGGAATCTTGTTCTTAGGCGGTGTCggagaaaataataaatacatcGTGAAGAgcat of the Primulina huaijiensis isolate GDHJ02 chromosome 1, ASM1229523v2, whole genome shotgun sequence genome contains:
- the LOC140975781 gene encoding probable L-type lectin-domain containing receptor kinase S.5, encoding MVNLIIAAIAIILSCLSTIGAEAQKLRTFQRQYGPFNQTHFGIFEVVRPATISNDALQVTPDSASPDFNMTYNSGRIILKQSFKLWDGNNTASFNTSFLVNVYRPQNDTPGEGVAFVIAPDLLLPHNSFGEFLGLTNSSTDGNATNKIVAVELDTFKQSFDPDDNHVGVDLNSVRSVKTEPLTPHNITIAPMGARFYNVWIDYDGNRKVIEVYMAEQPTKNGPTPAKPGSPILWVDNLDLREQVNQYSYFGFSASTGNASELNCVLRWNLTVHYFPEEKSKWMIIVVGAGVPALVLLLVGAAWFGYCLHKKQMANSKRSLVGALKSLPGTPREFRYRDLKKATHHFDGKNKLGEGGYGVVYRGFLAKEDLEIAVKCFSRGNIEGEDDFLAELTIINRLRHKHLVKLLGWCHKNGKLLLVYDYMPNGSLDKHLFVGPNVEPLEWNVRFKIISGVASALHYLHNEYEQRVVHRDLKASNIMLDSNFNARLGDFGLARALENEKTSYAEAQGVLGTMGYIAPECFHTGKATQQSDVYAFGAVCLEVVCGRRPGSKIDRYNLLVDWVWSLHRERRLLEAVDPGLGENYVAEEAERLLLLGLACSHPDANERPKTQAIFQMIISGTMPVPEVPPFRPAFVWPAAGPIDLDSSSVFSTSQYLSKESYTGNTDSLV
- the LOC140975754 gene encoding dehydrodolichyl diphosphate synthase CPT3-like, whose translation is MEMDNNKESLVGRLFGSSIGYMRRFIFSVLSVGPIPNHLAFILDGNRRYARKWNLGEGKGHRAGFLSLMSLMKYCYELGVKYVTIYAFSIDNFKRRPDEVQSVMDLMLEKIEGLLKEENIVNQYGVRVYFIGDLNLLSETVRLAAEKAMKATSNNDKSILLICVAYTSTDEIVHAAQESCEDKWHEVQSRMKTNDAQNGENGKGKLGENHVIKLADIERNMYMGVAPDPDILIRSSGETRLSNFLLWQTSNCLLYSPKALWPEVGLHHLVWAVLNFQRVHTELQKRRRQL